The following DNA comes from Oncorhynchus mykiss isolate Arlee chromosome 16, USDA_OmykA_1.1, whole genome shotgun sequence.
CCTACAGGCTGACCTCGGTCTTCAGTTTAATGGTGTTTCCTAATACACATTGATGCAATTAGCTTCAGGGTTTAgcgggcaggtgttaagaagcacgatttggcgggtcatgtttcggaggacgcatgactcgaccttcgcctcccacGCCCGTTGGGGAGAttgggagaaaaggggggtaacaacaacaaaaaagatacaccttatttacataagtattcaaaccctttgctattagactctaAATTGAGAtaagatgcatcctgtttgcattatTCATCCTTGAGaattttctacaacttgattggagtccacctgtggtaaattcaattgattggacattttattttttttaccttggcaagtcagttacgaacaaattcttattttcaatgacagcctaggaacagtgggttaactgcctgttcaggggcagaacgacagatttgtaccttgtcagcttggggatttgaacatgaaacctttcggttactagtccaacgctctagccactaggctaccctgccacccccatgatttggaaaggcacacacctgtctatataaggtcccacagttgacaatgcatgtcagagcaaaaaccaagtcatgagacCGAAGGAATTATCTGTACAGGATTGTgccgaagcacagatctggggatgggtaccaacacatttctacagcattgaaggtccccaagaacacagtgacctccatcatacTTAAACAGAAGAAGTTTGGAGcaaccaagacttttcctagagttggcctctcggccaaactgagcaatcaagggagaagggccttggtcagggaggtgaccaagaacccgatggtcactctgatagaaccttccagaaggacaaccatctctgcagcactctaccaatcaggcctttatggtagagtggccagacggaagccattcctcagtaaaaggcacatgacagcccattgggagtttgccaaaatgcacctaaagactctcagaccatgagaaacaagattctctggtctgatgaaaccaatattgaactctttggcctgaatgccaagcatcatgtctggaggaaacctggcaccatccctacagtgaagcatggtggtggcagcatcatgctgtgggtgtgTTTTTcactggcagggactgggagactagtcaggatcgagggaaagatgaacggagccaagtacagagagatccttgatgaaaacctgctccagagggctcaggacTTCAGACGGGGCTGAAGATTCACCAACAGGCCAATGCCCCTAAGCACACaatcaagacaatgcaggagaggcttcggacaagtatctgaatgtccttgagtggcccagccagagcccggacatgagcccgatctaatatctctagagacttgaaaatagctgtacagcgatgctccccatccaacctgacagagcttaagaggatttgcagagattaatgggagaaacaccccaaatacaggtatgctaAGTTTTTtggcttcatacccaagaagactcaagaatgtaatcactgccaaaggtgctgagtaaagggcctgaatacttatataaatgcgATATTTCAGTTATAATTTTTTATGCATTTGCTAcattttctaaaaaactgtttttgctttgtcattatggggtattgtgtgtagattgttgaggaaaaatgtaatcaattttagaataaggctgtaacgtaacaaaatgtggggaaagtgAAGTGGTCTAAATACTTCGAATGCACCATACAGTATACCGTTGTTATGGACAAACTTTGTTCCAAAAGGTTGCAATGAGGCATAACATCAACAGTCATGAAAACTCATTTTATTTACTGCTCTCATAGTCAAGACAAATACTGCATGCTACAAATGTAATTTAATATTAGCTTTTTACCAGATGGCCTACCTGGTTTTAACATGTAGTGCccctgtaggtaggtagttagCCCTAGGTGGCTTTCCACAGTTCAACAAGGAGTGCTCTGATGAGGGGCTGCCTTGGCCCAAACCACAGCTATGCACCGTTTGCTCAGTCTGACGTGAGCTAAATAAAGAGGTGACTCTGCAAAGCATGTGCCATTTCTGTAAATAACTCCCTATCTGCAGGCAATCTGCCTGCCAGGCTTTATATAACCAGCATACATTGTGTATCAGAACATATTTACTATCAACTGTGGCTTATGTAACATCAATGAACAGGTGGCAATCATTTTATAATGTGGGAAAATTGTGACATGATACAGTATGAATGAGGActtcactgttttttttttttttaaacgctaCCATGTAAGATATACCATTTAAACTGGTTCAATTCATATTGGGTCTGTGCAAGCCTCATACTTCTGTCAATAGAGAGTAAATAGCTTATTTTTATTGgggttttttctttctttttatttgTGGACTATGCTTTCTTTTGTTTGGTGGTTTATGTAAGTTTTATGACACCCTTTGTCCCCCCAGAGGAACATTTTTGGCTACAGAAGATGTCCAAGAGCCAAAGAAACATGCTGTATGTGCAAGCAGAAAGAAATGCATGAATTAGATTGTCCTCACCCAATGCGCTCAGTCTATATTCACAATAAATACTCTTACAATTGTATAAATAAAAAAGAATGCATAGTCGAGGGATTCTGTGATACACACAACAAGTTCTTTACAACCCTCGACACATTCAATTGTAAAAGAAGAACCTGCTTCTCTCTTATCTCGGCCACATGACGAGGATTAAAGCAAATATAGCGACTCCAAGGTCAGCCACCTATGCTCATAAACTTCTTACATCTGACAATGTAGTGATTCCCCCTACTGGCAAGGCCTGTATAAATAACATCTGGAACATCAATTACAAGCTCTACGCACCCAGATTAATTACAAATTACAGAGCCAAACAGATTGATGACTAAATCTCTAGCTGACATGGAGAGAGTCGCCCTCATCTAGTCTTCAAGTACTCTGGGTTGGAGTAATTGAAGAGCAGGAAGTCCATGCGGTAAAGGTTGTACAGCTTCTTTTGGTAAAAGGGGCTGATGTTTTGGAAGAACTGAGCCGCCATGTCCCCGTTGGTCCTGGTGCTCTTGCCTGAGGTAGGGAAGCGGACCTCCCCATCAGTGCCAGCCAGCCGCAGCACAGAGCGGGAGTCCTGCTCCAGAGTCTCATACTTCCCCACCACATCGTAGTGGACGAGGCAGGGGTGGCACAGTGAGTGGATCCGCTCCCAGTGCTCGTTGAagggctcctctctctgtgtgcggGGATCCACCAGGTAGTACACAAACTCCTGGAAGGAGACGTCGTTGCCCCGCTCCAGCGCATCCGGCTGGGGTTGGGGCCGATGCCGGCGGATTATCTTGGTGCCGTAGCGCTTGTGGAAGGCCGTGTTGTAGCTGCGGGTGAACTTGTTGCGGTAGGCCGACACTAGCCTCTCGAAGGGCTCCCGCACAAAGATGAATTTCAGGTAGCTGCGCAGACGGCGGTTGATCTCAGAGGTGGAGTACTCTGACAGTGTGCGCAGGTTGCCAGCCACGTGGGCCTCGTTGGCAGGGATGGCTAGGGGCTCGTGGTAGCGTCCGTCCCCCGTCAGGACCATGAAGACGCGTTTCCAGTTGGTACAGGCCACCTTGGGGACGTAGCAGTACAGCAGGCCATGCTTATCGTCCACGATGAGGTGGCGGAGGTCGTCTGGGGTCAACACCCGTCGCTTCTTGGTGTGGGTGAGACACGCCTGCTCCAGCAGCTCCCGCCGATCACGCAGAGACGTCTGCACTGCAGACAAATCCAACTACGGTCACAGAAAGAGGAGGGGACATACAAGGTCAACACTCACATTTAGAATTAAAAACTTAAAagtgatgaaatattacatctcTCCAAGTGATAACATCTTCATGTAGTCACATTCTCTGACTAAAACGGAGAAACAACAACAATGTTTTAATCTATCTTGTCCGATTAGTAAAATGTCCTGGAATTGGCATTGCAACATCAAGGCCATCCACTGTGTTTCCCAGTAGACAGCCTGTGGCACTAGTCACATGCAATAGACAAAGTGTTTAACGTTATAATATAAAGAGTAGCAAAAGATGTGGCTTGATTTGAGCAATGAGGAAGCAATAGAATGATCAAGGATGGGCATGGTGCTTTGTGTTGCTGACCCACTGTGAATAATGAACAGAAGATAGAGGGGTTGCAAGGTGGACGTAGTCCAAGAGAAAAATAACACAACAGATAAGATTAGTTGCATCAGCAGCACCAAACTAACTGctctctgtgtgagagagagcaaaaaagagagagagagcgagagagagcgagagagagcgagagagagcgtgagagagagaaagagagagagagagcgtgagagagagtgtgagagagagagagagagagagagagagagagagagagagagagagagatagagagagagagagagatagagagagagcgtgagagagagagagagagagagagagagagagagagcgtgagagagagagagagatgcagtatcACTCAGCATACACTGGATTCCTGAGACTTTGGATATTGGAGCTGAAAAAGAGAGCTTTGTCTCTCGGAGCAAGAGGGGCTACTGTTTTTATAGTAACCACTAAGGACCTGAGTCATAACTTctaagtcaaatcaaatgaacTCAACTCAGTCTTGCAGTAACGCTTGAGCCATTACCTCTGAGGAAAGTTCAAGAAAAAGGTGGCTGGTATGTAGTATGATGTAACAATATTTAATGTATAGCAGCAATAGTTCAGTTCAGAGACCAAAGGCTACCCATTTGTTGGGAAATCAAATGTGTCAAAGTGGTTCTCCAAGATCATTGCTTTGTCAAATGTTATTTCCTGTGTGTGACACATCTGGAAACAATTACACATCAACATCAGGTGAATAAACAGTACACAACCGTGAGTGTTCACACGCATTCAAGGCATGATAGAATGGGGCCATTCTAAAGCTAGTCACCTGGTCTCCGTTGTAGAGGGTCTGTAGTGGACTTCTCCTGGTCTTCCCTGGGGCGATGCCCTTCCCCCCAGACTGCTCCACAGCTACAGGcacaaagacagagagggagaaaaggcgAAACAGATGAATCATCTGAAAAGGGCATTATTGTCTGTTTTCTTTAGTGATTAGTGACGGGTGCTCGATGTTCAAGGAACTTTGGCCTCACTGAGCATCCTTTTGGAATACAAAAAGACATCATATTCTTTACTGGTTGAGCTGTCCTGAACAGTATCCGACTCTGTCACCCTCACCTTGTCAAGCAAATCTGACTGTGGCCAGTGCTGCTATAGCACACTGTAGTACAGTAGCCCATTGAGTTCTCATTTCAATATGTTTTACCTTATGCTGCATGATCTCACATGAGCCCCAGCACCTCAGGGCTGGAGGCATGTCAGTGTTGGGGCCCTCCTCACTAGTGAGAGGAAACGGATTGGATTTGCACATGTGCCAGTTGAATGCAGAGGATTGCTTTACATctcacagggagggagggaaggacagtgagaaatagagaaaaagagagagagagaaagaaaccatAGAAGGAAATGAGAAAGTGGGTCAAGAGGTCTCATCACATAGACTCAACACAACAAAAACTCTAAAATTATGTGTGAGAGGATCGTATCTTGATGAAATCTCGTCAACCTTGCAagtgactgtgtgatcacgctctccgtagccaatatGAGTCAGCCCTTTAagcaggttaacattcacaaggccacagggcaagatggattaccaggacgtgtactcataacatgtcttcactgacatattcaacctctccctgaccaagtctgtaatatgtacatgtatcaAGCAGACCTCCACAATCcccgtgcccaagaacgccaaggtaacctgtttacagttgaagtcggaagtttacatacacttaggttggggtcattaaaactcgttttttcaaccactccacaaatttcttggtaacaaactatagttttggcaagtcggttaggacatctactttgtgcatgacacaagtcctttttacagcaattgtttacagacagattatttaacttataattcactgtttcacaattccagtgggtcagaagtttacatacactaagttgactgtgcctttaaacagcttggaaaattccagaaaagtatgtcatggctttagaagcttctgattctcatttgagtcaattggaggtgtacctgtggatgta
Coding sequences within:
- the LOC110491911 gene encoding carbohydrate sulfotransferase 11, which produces MRKPKVGRMFLATCVGSLFMVILYFQNITRPAVEQSGGKGIAPGKTRRSPLQTLYNGDQLDLSAVQTSLRDRRELLEQACLTHTKKRRVLTPDDLRHLIVDDKHGLLYCYVPKVACTNWKRVFMVLTGDGRYHEPLAIPANEAHVAGNLRTLSEYSTSEINRRLRSYLKFIFVREPFERLVSAYRNKFTRSYNTAFHKRYGTKIIRRHRPQPQPDALERGNDVSFQEFVYYLVDPRTQREEPFNEHWERIHSLCHPCLVHYDVVGKYETLEQDSRSVLRLAGTDGEVRFPTSGKSTRTNGDMAAQFFQNISPFYQKKLYNLYRMDFLLFNYSNPEYLKTR